From the Desulfarculaceae bacterium genome, one window contains:
- a CDS encoding methylenetetrahydrofolate reductase, with the protein MKAGSKLEKVLAAGEFALTAEIGPPRGPDAEEVLKKAEVLRDVADAYNVTDNQTAVVRMSSIAGSKLLNDAGLEPVAQMTCRDRNRIAMQSDLLGAAALGLKNILAISGDHQQAGASGKLKGHPGAKGVYDVDSIQLINIIKNMRDEGVQAGGDTLSSKPAFFIGAAWTPLGPPIEFRVLRLAKKVAAGADFIQTQAVYDVKAFAEQLKKAVDMGLTEKTAILPGIIVPRSAGMLRYMHNNVPGVVVPDELIARMKDAADPAAEGLKVTVELIEQVRELDGVKGVHLQAIEAEELLPDIIKQAGLSPRPEV; encoded by the coding sequence CTGAAAGCGGGAAGCAAGTTAGAGAAGGTATTGGCCGCGGGCGAGTTCGCCCTCACCGCCGAGATCGGCCCCCCGCGCGGCCCCGATGCCGAAGAGGTGCTCAAGAAGGCCGAGGTCCTGCGTGATGTGGCCGACGCCTACAACGTCACCGACAACCAGACCGCGGTGGTGCGCATGTCCTCCATCGCCGGTTCCAAGCTGCTCAATGACGCGGGCCTGGAGCCGGTGGCCCAGATGACCTGCCGCGACCGCAACCGCATCGCCATGCAGAGCGACCTGCTGGGCGCGGCCGCCTTGGGCCTCAAGAACATCCTGGCCATCAGCGGCGACCACCAGCAGGCCGGAGCCAGCGGCAAGCTCAAGGGCCATCCCGGCGCCAAGGGCGTGTACGACGTGGACTCCATACAGCTGATCAACATCATCAAGAACATGCGCGACGAGGGCGTGCAGGCCGGGGGCGACACCCTGAGCAGCAAGCCCGCCTTTTTCATCGGCGCGGCCTGGACTCCCCTGGGACCGCCGATCGAGTTCCGCGTGCTGCGCCTGGCCAAGAAGGTTGCCGCCGGGGCCGACTTCATCCAGACCCAGGCGGTCTACGATGTGAAGGCCTTTGCCGAGCAGCTGAAAAAGGCCGTGGACATGGGCCTGACCGAGAAGACCGCCATCCTGCCCGGCATCATCGTGCCGCGCAGCGCGGGCATGTTGCGCTACATGCACAACAACGTGCCCGGCGTGGTGGTGCCCGACGAGCTGATCGCCCGCATGAAGGACGCGGCCGATCCCGCGGCCGAGGGCCTCAAGGTCACCGTGGAGCTCATCGAGCAGGTCCGCGAGCTGGACGGCGTGAAGGGCGTGCACTTGCAGGCCATCGAAGCCGAAGAGCTTCTGCCCGACATCATCAA
- a CDS encoding methylenetetrahydrofolate reductase C-terminal domain-containing protein, with amino-acid sequence MITAEWKPIEEMVGYLRGHKKVLLIGCATCVAECAAGGEREVETLAPLLAMAMQNDGNPIEITSATLERQCEPEFVATIADQAADADAIVSVSCGIGMQLVADTYADTPLFPGVNTTSLSIREEPGLWTSRCAACGDCVLGLTFGLCPVARCAKSLMNGPCGGTRENGMCEINEDTPCIWRLIVERATARGQLESLVEVKPPKNWSNSPAGGPKRMLREDLRS; translated from the coding sequence ATGATCACCGCAGAGTGGAAGCCCATTGAAGAGATGGTGGGTTACCTGCGCGGCCACAAGAAGGTGCTGCTTATCGGCTGCGCCACTTGCGTGGCCGAGTGCGCCGCCGGCGGAGAGCGCGAGGTGGAGACCCTGGCTCCCCTGCTGGCCATGGCTATGCAGAACGACGGCAACCCCATCGAGATAACCAGCGCCACCCTGGAGCGGCAGTGCGAGCCCGAGTTCGTGGCCACCATTGCCGACCAGGCAGCCGATGCCGACGCCATCGTGAGCGTTTCCTGTGGCATCGGCATGCAGCTGGTCGCCGACACCTATGCCGACACCCCCCTGTTCCCCGGGGTCAACACCACCAGCCTGTCCATCCGCGAGGAGCCGGGCCTGTGGACCAGCCGTTGCGCCGCTTGCGGCGACTGCGTGCTAGGCCTCACCTTCGGCCTGTGCCCCGTGGCCCGCTGCGCCAAGAGCCTGATGAACGGCCCCTGCGGCGGCACCCGCGAGAATGGCATGTGCGAAATCAACGAGGACACCCCCTGCATCTGGCGCCTCATCGTGGAGCGGGCCACCGCCCGCGGCCAGCTTGAGAGCCTGGTGGAGGTGAAGCCGCCCAAGAACTGGTCCAACTCCCCCGCGGGCGGCCCCAAGAGAATGCTTAGGGAGGATCTGCGGTCATGA
- a CDS encoding hydrogenase iron-sulfur subunit: MDSFQPEITLLYCRQCLASGVKPVEGRRSGEGFSARLVVLPCSSKVQLPHLMRLLEKGSDAVQIAACPETACQHLVGSNRAENRIKYGQSLLETVGMGAERLGLERGAGQSLDDLLQMAGRRAEAVRALGPNPMKGV; the protein is encoded by the coding sequence ATGGATAGCTTCCAACCCGAAATAACCCTGCTCTACTGCCGGCAGTGTTTGGCCTCCGGGGTCAAGCCGGTAGAGGGCCGCCGCTCCGGCGAGGGCTTCAGCGCCCGCCTGGTGGTGTTGCCCTGCAGCAGCAAGGTGCAGTTGCCCCATCTGATGCGCCTGCTGGAAAAGGGCAGCGACGCGGTGCAGATCGCCGCCTGTCCCGAGACCGCCTGCCAGCACCTGGTGGGCAGCAACCGGGCCGAGAACCGCATCAAATATGGACAAAGCCTGCTGGAGACCGTTGGCATGGGCGCCGAGCGCCTGGGCCTGGAGCGGGGAGCCGGCCAGAGCTTGGACGATCTTTTGCAAATGGCCGGCCGCCGCGCCGAAGCCGTGCGGGCCCTGGGGCCCAACCCCATGAAAGGAGTTTGA
- a CDS encoding DUF128 domain-containing protein — translation MDERSRRKIIDVLRVLAESEKPLGGARIAQALALAGKDMSQRTIRYYLSFTDNEGLTEQVGRRGRRLTELGRRELETAYVADKVGFVAARAEALIFGMDFRLRQGKGRVVVNMSTLDQADLPRAKEIMRQVFAAGYSLGDRLIIGQPGQRMGNFMPRPHEVVVATVCSVSVNGVALAEGIPMTNRFGGLLQISEHKPVRFTQIINYDGTTLDPLEIFIKGQMTSVWLAAQSGEGVIGASFREIPAPAAEKARRLAARLERHGLGAVLLVGRPGQPLLEVPLPQGRVGMVVRGGLNPMAAVEEAGIATSNRAFGQLFPFEQLRPYREVLG, via the coding sequence GTGGACGAACGAAGCAGGCGCAAAATTATTGATGTTTTACGGGTGTTGGCCGAGTCGGAAAAGCCTCTGGGGGGGGCGCGCATAGCCCAGGCCCTGGCCCTGGCCGGCAAGGACATGAGCCAGCGCACCATCCGCTACTACCTGAGCTTCACCGACAACGAAGGGCTCACCGAGCAGGTGGGCCGCCGAGGCCGCCGCCTCACCGAGCTGGGCCGCCGCGAGCTGGAGACCGCCTACGTGGCCGACAAGGTGGGCTTCGTGGCCGCCCGGGCCGAGGCCCTTATCTTCGGCATGGACTTTCGCCTCCGGCAGGGCAAGGGCAGGGTGGTGGTGAACATGTCCACCCTGGACCAGGCCGACCTGCCCCGGGCCAAGGAGATCATGCGCCAGGTGTTCGCGGCGGGCTACTCCTTGGGCGACCGCCTGATCATCGGCCAGCCCGGCCAGCGCATGGGCAACTTCATGCCCCGGCCCCACGAGGTGGTGGTGGCCACGGTGTGCTCGGTGAGCGTCAACGGGGTGGCCCTGGCCGAGGGCATCCCCATGACCAACCGCTTCGGCGGCCTGTTGCAGATATCCGAGCACAAGCCGGTGCGCTTCACCCAGATCATCAACTATGACGGCACCACCCTGGACCCCCTGGAGATCTTCATCAAGGGACAGATGACCTCGGTGTGGCTAGCCGCCCAAAGCGGGGAGGGCGTCATCGGGGCCTCCTTCCGGGAGATACCCGCTCCGGCGGCGGAAAAGGCCCGCCGCCTGGCCGCGCGCCTGGAGCGCCACGGCCTGGGCGCGGTGCTCCTGGTGGGCCGTCCGGGCCAGCCCCTCTTGGAGGTGCCCCTGCCCCAGGGCAGGGTGGGCATGGTGGTGCGTGGGGGCCTCAACCCCATGGCCGCGGTGGAGGAGGCGGGCATCGCCACCAGCAACCGGGCCTTTGGCCAGCTCTTTCCCTTTGAACAGCTTCGGCCTTACCGGGAGGTGCTGGGATGA
- a CDS encoding potassium channel family protein, which translates to MSPLPKEGPSRRRYHIPWFKSQHLWLFVTLMIYFLAVPLVEQLFPRTKTLLDLFIVAVLVAAAYAVIHRRRSFFVSVVCLLGGLVLTLGDFGMRSNRLEVLGCVLLIVFLIMVLVGIGRDVMSTERVTFDTISGALSGYLLIGILWGFAFQAVEMVWPGSFEFSDGVLTTMKASDYAGHNWSVLFYFSFVTLTTTGYGDITPLSNVAGQLANTEAVVGQFYMVVLVARLVALYSRREK; encoded by the coding sequence ATGAGTCCGTTGCCCAAGGAGGGGCCCAGCCGGCGGCGCTACCACATCCCCTGGTTCAAGTCGCAGCACTTGTGGCTCTTCGTCACCCTGATGATCTACTTCCTGGCGGTGCCCTTGGTGGAGCAGCTTTTCCCGCGCACCAAGACCCTGCTGGACCTGTTCATCGTGGCCGTGCTGGTGGCCGCGGCCTACGCCGTGATCCACCGCCGCCGCTCCTTCTTCGTTTCAGTCGTCTGCCTGCTGGGCGGCCTGGTGCTCACCCTGGGCGACTTCGGCATGCGCTCCAACAGGTTGGAGGTGCTGGGCTGCGTGCTGCTCATCGTATTTCTGATCATGGTGCTGGTGGGCATCGGGCGCGACGTAATGAGCACCGAACGGGTGACCTTCGACACCATCAGCGGAGCCTTGAGCGGCTATCTGCTCATCGGCATCCTGTGGGGCTTCGCCTTTCAGGCGGTGGAGATGGTCTGGCCCGGCTCCTTCGAGTTCAGCGACGGTGTGCTGACCACCATGAAGGCCAGCGACTACGCGGGCCACAACTGGTCGGTGTTGTTCTATTTCAGCTTTGTCACCCTGACCACCACCGGATACGGCGACATCACCCCCCTGAGCAACGTGGCCGGCCAGCTGGCCAACACCGAGGCGGTGGTGGGGCAGTTTTACATGGTGGTTTTGGTGGCCCGTTTGGTGGCCCTGTATTCCCGGCGCGAAAAATAA
- a CDS encoding efflux transporter outer membrane subunit, producing MLLGLAVAALLLAAGCMKVGPDYKPPEKKVPPSWQQAGDPSLRRSESNLVTWWQVFDDPLLTSLIKRADLGNLTLKAAVSRVKQARAQLGVVTGELYPQVDANADGSRQQASQKALSNVTQQGITGEQFDIGASASWEIDLFGRIRRSVEAAQADLQASQEDRADVMVSLYSQVAQTYFTVRTLQARIAATQENITSQKGVLKLTQARFKWGLATDLDVSQAETVLGSSQAELPPLRTSLIQSFNTLALLLGLPPSSLRKELEKPMPLPALPAKVAVGVPADLLRQRPDIRRAERQLAAATARIGVATADLYPRFTLLGSLGTSASNFSDLFGAGSLTYSFGPSIYWNIFAGGSIRSQIKVQDALTEQALLTYENSVLSALKEVEDSLEAFKQEKRRQVALAQTVSSSRRSLDLAIRLYKEGLQDFQPVLDAQRNLFNYDNQLAASKGQVAIDLVVIYQSLGGGWDPNQTAVPAPSGTASASARP from the coding sequence GTGCTTTTGGGGCTGGCCGTGGCGGCGTTGCTCCTGGCGGCCGGGTGCATGAAGGTGGGCCCAGACTACAAGCCGCCGGAGAAGAAGGTGCCCCCGTCCTGGCAACAGGCGGGCGACCCCTCCCTGCGACGTAGCGAGTCCAACCTGGTGACCTGGTGGCAGGTCTTCGACGACCCCCTGCTCACCAGCCTGATCAAGCGCGCCGACCTGGGCAACCTGACCCTCAAGGCCGCGGTTTCGCGGGTCAAGCAGGCCCGGGCCCAGTTGGGCGTGGTCACCGGCGAGCTCTATCCCCAGGTGGACGCCAACGCCGACGGCAGCCGCCAGCAAGCCAGCCAAAAGGCACTGAGCAACGTGACCCAGCAGGGCATCACCGGCGAGCAGTTCGACATCGGCGCCAGCGCCTCCTGGGAGATCGATCTCTTCGGGCGCATCCGGCGCTCGGTGGAGGCGGCCCAGGCCGACCTCCAGGCCAGCCAGGAGGACCGGGCCGACGTGATGGTCAGCCTCTACTCCCAGGTGGCCCAGACCTACTTCACGGTGCGCACCCTGCAAGCGCGCATCGCGGCCACCCAGGAAAACATCACCTCGCAAAAGGGCGTGCTCAAGCTGACCCAGGCCCGCTTCAAGTGGGGCCTGGCCACGGACCTGGACGTGTCCCAGGCCGAAACGGTGCTGGGCTCCTCCCAGGCCGAGCTGCCTCCCCTGCGCACCAGCCTGATCCAGTCTTTCAACACCCTGGCCCTCTTGTTGGGCCTGCCGCCCAGCTCGCTCAGGAAGGAGCTGGAGAAGCCCATGCCCCTGCCGGCCCTGCCGGCCAAGGTGGCGGTGGGGGTGCCGGCCGACCTGCTGCGCCAGCGGCCGGACATCCGCCGGGCCGAGCGCCAGCTGGCCGCGGCCACCGCCCGCATCGGCGTGGCCACCGCGGACCTCTATCCCCGCTTCACCCTGCTGGGCAGCCTGGGCACCTCGGCCTCCAACTTCTCCGACCTGTTCGGGGCCGGCTCGCTCACCTACAGCTTCGGGCCCAGCATCTATTGGAACATCTTCGCGGGCGGCAGCATCCGCAGCCAGATCAAGGTGCAGGACGCCCTGACCGAGCAGGCGCTGTTGACCTACGAGAACTCGGTGCTGTCCGCGCTCAAGGAAGTGGAAGACTCCTTGGAGGCCTTCAAGCAGGAGAAGCGGCGCCAGGTGGCCCTGGCCCAGACCGTGTCCTCCTCGCGGCGCTCGTTGGACCTGGCCATCCGCCTGTACAAGGAGGGCTTGCAGGACTTCCAGCCGGTGCTGGACGCCCAGCGCAACCTGTTCAATTACGATAATCAGCTCGCCGCCTCCAAGGGGCAGGTGGCCATCGACCTGGTGGTCATCTATCAATCCCTGGGAGGCGGATGGGATCCCAACCAAACAGCCGTTCCGGCTCCCAGCGGAACGGCCTCGGCCTCGGCCAGACCATAA
- a CDS encoding efflux RND transporter periplasmic adaptor subunit has protein sequence MRQMLSAKSRMFVLAAAVLCLTAASACDGDKEKFHAPPPPMVTVAEPVIKTVTDHSVFTGNTQAVFSVDIMARVEGQLRSVNFEVGSRVDKGQLLFIIEPEPYKAKVDIALANLAVAKAQYQLAQATLVRKENAYKDRAVSEVEVIQAKAQSAEAAAQIEAAKAQLERTKIDYGYTHVHAPISGRISRNLVDVGNLVGAGQTTKLASIVMDDPIYAYFTVSEREMLQYRDSQRLKEVPLDDKGRPLAALSLSNEKGFPHKGYLDWIDNKVDPNTGTIQVRGVFPNKDMSLLPGLFVRVQVPTGVIKDALMVPESSLSRDQRGNYLYTVNQANQVEYKPVELGPLQNGQQVILKGIKAGDRVVINGLQRVRAGAKCTPLTVEQAKQMAAQQEAQMKAKLKAEAACEQKEEAKGKAKDSSKAKAKDSSESKAK, from the coding sequence ATGCGACAGATGCTATCGGCTAAATCCCGCATGTTTGTCTTGGCCGCCGCGGTTCTGTGCCTGACGGCGGCTTCGGCCTGCGATGGAGACAAAGAGAAGTTCCACGCTCCCCCGCCGCCCATGGTCACCGTGGCCGAACCGGTGATCAAGACGGTGACCGACCACAGCGTGTTCACCGGCAACACCCAGGCGGTGTTCTCGGTGGACATCATGGCCCGGGTGGAAGGCCAGCTACGTAGCGTGAACTTCGAAGTGGGCAGCCGGGTGGACAAGGGACAGCTCCTGTTCATCATCGAGCCCGAGCCCTACAAGGCCAAGGTGGACATCGCCCTGGCCAACCTGGCCGTGGCCAAGGCCCAGTACCAGCTGGCCCAGGCCACCCTGGTGCGCAAGGAGAACGCCTACAAGGACCGCGCGGTGAGCGAGGTCGAGGTCATCCAGGCCAAGGCCCAGTCGGCCGAGGCGGCGGCCCAGATTGAGGCGGCCAAGGCCCAGCTGGAGCGGACCAAGATCGACTACGGCTACACCCACGTGCACGCGCCCATCAGCGGGCGCATCTCGCGCAACCTGGTGGACGTGGGCAACCTGGTGGGAGCGGGCCAGACCACCAAGCTGGCCAGCATCGTCATGGACGACCCCATCTACGCCTACTTCACGGTCAGCGAGCGGGAGATGCTCCAGTACCGCGACAGCCAGCGCCTGAAGGAAGTGCCCCTGGACGACAAGGGGCGCCCCCTGGCCGCGCTGAGCCTGAGCAACGAAAAGGGCTTCCCCCACAAGGGCTACCTGGACTGGATCGACAACAAGGTGGACCCCAACACCGGCACCATCCAGGTGCGCGGGGTGTTCCCCAACAAGGACATGAGCCTGTTGCCCGGCCTGTTCGTGCGCGTCCAGGTGCCCACCGGGGTGATCAAGGACGCTCTGATGGTGCCCGAGTCCTCCCTGAGCCGCGACCAGCGGGGCAATTACCTCTACACCGTGAACCAGGCCAACCAGGTGGAGTACAAGCCGGTGGAACTGGGCCCCTTGCAGAATGGCCAGCAGGTGATCCTCAAGGGAATCAAGGCCGGCGACCGGGTGGTGATAAACGGGCTCCAGAGGGTGAGGGCCGGGGCCAAGTGCACCCCGCTGACCGTGGAGCAGGCCAAGCAGATGGCCGCCCAGCAAGAGGCCCAGATGAAGGCCAAGCTCAAGGCCGAGGCCGCTTGCGAACAAAAAGAGGAAGCCAAGGGCAAGGCCAAGGACTCCTCAAAAGCCAAGGCCAAGGATTCTTCCGAATCCAAGGCCAAGTAG
- a CDS encoding multidrug efflux RND transporter permease subunit, producing the protein MFSRFFINRPIFAAVVSIVIVLGGLLTLVGLPISQYPTIEPPTVNVTASYPGASADVVAQTVAQPIEQQVNGVEGMLYMSSNSASDGSYSLTVTFETGVDQDMATVLTQNRVAVATPSLPDEVKRLGVTTKKKSPNFAMLITLVDRSGLYDDVYLSNYASINIRDELARINGVGDVQVLGAGDYSMRVWLDPQKLKSFSLTTDDVANAIKEQNVQVAAGVIGQPPAPKGQSFQLTVNVLGRLKDVDQFADIIVKTGPDGRLVRVKDVAKVDLGAKTYTVNCQLNQQPTTTIMVYQLPGANLLQLSEACRKVLAGLAERFPEGLESVVAYDASDVVRASIEEIVSTLLIAIVLVILTVYVFLQDVRSTLIPAITIPVSLIGTFGVMGILGFSINTLTLFGLVLAIGIVVDDAIVVVENCARNIDEHKLTGKEAAIRSMEEISGAVIATTLVLLAVFVPTAFMGGMTGILYKQFALTIAVATIFSSINALTMSPALCALLLRPSKEHRSWFWRGFNKFLGWATAGYEGIVKQVVRKLFLAMLVYGILGVAAFWIMGHTATGFVPQEDQGYAIANIQLPDGASLERTQAVVDQANKIVAATPGIAYNIAITGYNLLDSTVASNMAGLVLVYKSWGARADKPEQSQDAMLQHLNMAFYGIQEAQLVAFPTPALPGLGLSGGFEFQLQDRGSLGLLNLQKVAGEFIQDGNSQAGLTGMYTSFRANVPQLFVDVDRVKVMSLGVPLSTVFDTLQAYLGSAYVNDFNKFGRTYQVNIQAEAQFRDQADEILSLQVRNPEGQMLPLGTLVNVTPYLGPQIVPRFNLYSAATIRGNAAPGYSSGQAISLLKSMAKEKLPLSMGYAWSGISYQQVVAGGTGAVVFVVAVVFVFLVLAAQYESWKLPVPVVLAVPLALLGAFIALHVRGLDNNVYTQIGLVLLVGLATKNAILIVEFARDLNEQGKNILDAAIEASRLRFRPILMTAFSFILGVIPLLIATGAGAGARKALGTAVFGGMLAATFLGVCFVPGLFVLFQRMGAKKRAKAQAAANPAPPAEEQTAPQPPKDGGEGGA; encoded by the coding sequence ATGTTTTCCCGCTTTTTCATCAACCGGCCCATCTTCGCGGCGGTGGTGTCCATCGTGATCGTGCTGGGTGGCCTGCTCACTTTGGTGGGCCTGCCCATCTCCCAGTACCCCACCATCGAGCCGCCCACGGTCAACGTGACCGCCAGCTACCCCGGCGCCAGCGCCGACGTGGTTGCGCAGACGGTGGCCCAGCCCATCGAGCAGCAGGTCAACGGCGTGGAAGGCATGCTCTACATGTCCTCCAACAGCGCCTCGGACGGCTCCTACAGCCTTACCGTGACCTTCGAGACCGGCGTGGACCAGGACATGGCCACGGTGCTCACCCAGAACCGGGTTGCCGTGGCCACTCCCTCGCTGCCCGACGAGGTCAAGCGCCTGGGCGTGACCACCAAAAAGAAGTCGCCCAACTTCGCCATGCTCATCACCCTGGTGGACAGAAGCGGCCTGTATGACGACGTCTATCTGAGCAACTACGCCTCCATCAACATCCGCGACGAGCTGGCCCGGATAAACGGGGTGGGCGACGTGCAGGTGTTGGGCGCGGGCGACTACTCCATGCGCGTGTGGCTGGACCCCCAGAAGCTCAAGAGCTTCAGCCTGACCACCGACGACGTGGCCAACGCCATCAAGGAGCAGAACGTCCAGGTGGCCGCCGGGGTTATCGGCCAGCCGCCCGCCCCCAAGGGGCAGAGCTTCCAGCTCACGGTGAACGTGCTGGGCCGCCTCAAGGACGTGGACCAGTTCGCCGACATCATCGTCAAGACCGGGCCCGATGGCCGTTTGGTCAGGGTCAAGGACGTGGCCAAGGTGGACCTGGGGGCCAAGACCTACACGGTCAACTGCCAGCTCAACCAGCAGCCCACCACCACCATCATGGTCTACCAGCTTCCCGGGGCCAACCTCTTGCAGCTCTCCGAGGCCTGCCGCAAGGTGCTGGCCGGGCTGGCCGAGCGCTTCCCCGAGGGCCTGGAGTCGGTGGTGGCCTACGACGCCTCGGACGTGGTGCGCGCCTCCATCGAAGAGATCGTTTCGACCCTGCTCATCGCCATCGTGCTGGTTATCCTGACGGTGTACGTGTTCCTGCAGGACGTGCGCTCCACCCTTATCCCGGCCATCACCATCCCGGTGTCGCTCATCGGCACCTTCGGGGTCATGGGCATCCTGGGCTTCTCCATCAACACCCTCACGCTCTTTGGACTTGTGCTAGCCATCGGCATTGTGGTGGACGATGCCATTGTGGTGGTGGAGAACTGCGCCCGAAATATCGACGAGCACAAGCTCACGGGCAAGGAAGCGGCCATCCGCTCCATGGAGGAGATCTCCGGAGCGGTCATCGCCACCACCTTGGTGCTCCTGGCCGTGTTCGTGCCCACCGCCTTCATGGGCGGCATGACCGGCATCCTCTACAAGCAGTTCGCCCTGACCATCGCGGTGGCCACCATCTTCTCCTCCATCAACGCCCTGACCATGAGCCCGGCCCTGTGCGCCCTGCTTCTGCGCCCCAGCAAAGAGCACCGCAGCTGGTTCTGGCGCGGCTTCAACAAGTTCTTGGGCTGGGCCACCGCGGGCTACGAAGGCATCGTCAAGCAGGTGGTGCGCAAGCTTTTCTTGGCCATGCTCGTCTACGGAATCCTGGGCGTGGCCGCCTTCTGGATCATGGGCCACACCGCAACCGGCTTCGTGCCCCAGGAGGACCAGGGCTACGCCATCGCCAATATCCAGCTGCCCGACGGCGCCAGCCTGGAGCGCACCCAGGCGGTGGTGGACCAGGCCAACAAGATCGTGGCCGCCACTCCGGGCATCGCCTACAACATCGCCATCACCGGCTACAACCTGTTGGACAGCACCGTGGCTTCCAATATGGCCGGCTTGGTGCTGGTCTACAAATCCTGGGGCGCCCGGGCCGACAAGCCGGAGCAGTCCCAGGACGCCATGCTGCAACACCTCAACATGGCCTTCTACGGCATCCAGGAGGCCCAGCTGGTGGCCTTTCCCACTCCGGCCCTGCCCGGGTTGGGACTGTCTGGCGGCTTCGAGTTCCAGCTGCAGGACCGCGGGTCCCTGGGCCTGCTGAACCTGCAAAAAGTGGCCGGCGAATTCATCCAGGACGGCAACAGCCAGGCCGGACTCACCGGCATGTACACTTCCTTCCGGGCCAACGTGCCGCAGTTGTTCGTGGACGTGGACCGCGTGAAGGTCATGAGCCTAGGCGTGCCCCTGTCCACGGTGTTCGACACCCTCCAGGCTTACCTGGGCTCGGCCTACGTGAACGACTTCAACAAGTTCGGCCGCACCTACCAGGTGAACATCCAGGCCGAGGCCCAGTTCCGCGACCAGGCCGACGAGATCCTTTCCTTGCAGGTGCGCAACCCCGAGGGCCAGATGCTGCCCCTGGGCACCCTGGTCAATGTAACCCCCTACCTGGGCCCCCAGATCGTGCCGCGCTTCAACCTGTATTCCGCGGCCACCATCCGGGGCAACGCCGCGCCCGGCTACAGCTCGGGCCAGGCCATCAGCCTCTTGAAGAGCATGGCCAAGGAAAAGCTGCCTTTGTCCATGGGCTACGCCTGGAGCGGCATCTCCTACCAGCAGGTGGTGGCCGGCGGCACCGGCGCGGTGGTCTTCGTGGTGGCGGTGGTGTTCGTGTTCCTGGTGCTGGCCGCTCAGTATGAGAGCTGGAAGCTGCCGGTGCCCGTGGTCCTGGCCGTGCCCTTGGCCCTGCTGGGCGCCTTCATCGCCCTGCATGTCAGGGGGTTGGACAACAACGTCTACACCCAGATCGGATTGGTGCTTCTCGTCGGCCTTGCCACGAAGAACGCAATTCTGATCGTGGAGTTTGCCCGCGATCTGAACGAGCAGGGCAAAAACATCCTGGACGCGGCCATCGAGGCCTCTCGCCTGCGCTTCAGGCCCATCCTCATGACCGCTTTCAGCTTCATCCTCGGCGTGATTCCGCTGTTGATCGCCACCGGGGCCGGGGCCGGGGCCCGCAAGGCCTTGGGCACCGCGGTGTTCGGCGGCATGTTGGCCGCCACCTTCCTGGGCGTTTGCTTCGTGCCCGGCCTGTTCGTGCTCTTCCAGCGCATGGGCGCCAAGAAGCGGGCTAAGGCCCAGGCAGCGGCGAACCCGGCTCCTCCCGCCGAGGAGCAGACCGCTCCCCAGCCGCCCAAGGACGGCGGCGAGGGGGGCGCCTAG
- a CDS encoding DMT family transporter, with product MNQSRKAIPGAAVNPPPPLFGALASVSGGALLISFAPVMVRLVEVGPSASAFWRMLIGGLGLLLWAAWRGQALWGGWPALAGAGLAGLFFALDLFAWHRAILSLGPGLSTILANFQVFFMALVGVVYFKERPGWRLGAAIALAMAGLWGLVGASWPELSSASRLGVLLSLLAAGAYSGYLLTMRWSLRRIGGLKPVASVALMSLACALLLLPAALAEPGGLAVPALADWGLLGVYGLGCHALGWVLISRGLMLLPASRAGLVLLLQPTMAFVWDIVFFGRATSWLEAGGAFLALAAIYLGSQSRASRAG from the coding sequence ATGAACCAATCCCGGAAAGCAATCCCGGGGGCGGCGGTAAACCCGCCGCCCCCGTTGTTTGGCGCCCTGGCCTCGGTGTCGGGCGGGGCCTTGCTGATCAGCTTCGCGCCGGTGATGGTGCGCCTGGTGGAGGTGGGCCCCAGCGCAAGCGCCTTTTGGCGTATGCTCATCGGCGGGCTGGGCCTGTTGCTCTGGGCCGCCTGGCGGGGCCAGGCCTTGTGGGGCGGCTGGCCGGCTCTGGCCGGGGCGGGCTTGGCCGGTCTGTTCTTTGCTCTGGACCTGTTCGCCTGGCACCGGGCCATCCTCAGCCTGGGGCCGGGTCTGTCCACCATCCTGGCCAATTTCCAGGTGTTCTTCATGGCCCTGGTGGGGGTGGTCTACTTCAAGGAGCGCCCGGGATGGCGCTTGGGGGCGGCCATAGCCTTGGCCATGGCCGGGCTCTGGGGCCTGGTGGGAGCCTCCTGGCCTGAGCTGAGCTCGGCATCGCGCCTGGGGGTGTTGCTGAGCCTGCTAGCGGCCGGGGCCTACAGCGGCTATCTCCTTACCATGCGCTGGTCCCTGCGCCGTATCGGCGGGCTAAAGCCGGTGGCCAGCGTGGCCCTGATGTCCTTGGCCTGCGCCTTGCTGCTTTTGCCGGCGGCCCTGGCCGAGCCCGGCGGCTTGGCCGTGCCCGCCCTGGCGGACTGGGGCTTGCTGGGCGTATACGGGCTGGGCTGCCATGCCCTGGGCTGGGTGCTCATCTCCCGGGGGCTGATGCTCCTGCCGGCCTCCCGGGCGGGCCTGGTGCTGCTGCTGCAACCCACCATGGCCTTTGTGTGGGACATCGTTTTCTTTGGGCGGGCCACCAGCTGGCTGGAAGCGGGGGGAGCTTTTTTGGCTTTGGCGGCTATTTACCTGGGGTCGCAGAGCCGGGCCTCGCGGGCGGGCTGA